One Vibrio gallaecicus genomic region harbors:
- a CDS encoding arylamine N-acetyltransferase family protein, giving the protein MNNSDFDSYLTKVGLTSKPALTEEGLKALHNAQHRRIPFENFDIALGKSISLSDEELINKLIHKERGGYCFELNGLLLKTLKATGFDTRALLGRVHLAGEPTGRSHQVSVVNLDEQLWIVDAGFGSHTPRSPLPLVTDKELSTDIQTFRFIETEQFGYMLQVKLPDDNEGFIWQSLYSLDMTNVYDADKSYGNFYVSNHPKSLFVTSRIAAFPIENGIVTIFNNTMKKVVNGITEETVLEENESYLETLRTQFGIKLEASFSDLKPLATD; this is encoded by the coding sequence ATGAATAACAGTGACTTTGATAGCTATCTAACAAAAGTAGGGCTTACTTCCAAACCAGCTTTAACCGAAGAAGGGTTGAAGGCTTTACACAACGCTCAACACCGAAGAATACCATTCGAGAATTTCGATATTGCCTTAGGGAAAAGTATTTCACTGAGTGATGAAGAACTCATCAACAAACTGATTCATAAAGAACGCGGTGGCTATTGTTTTGAACTAAATGGTCTTCTTTTGAAAACTTTGAAAGCGACCGGTTTTGACACGAGAGCATTATTGGGAAGAGTACATTTAGCTGGTGAGCCTACCGGAAGAAGCCACCAAGTCAGTGTCGTTAACCTAGATGAGCAGTTATGGATTGTTGATGCGGGCTTTGGTTCTCACACACCTCGTTCTCCTTTGCCTTTAGTCACTGATAAAGAGCTTTCTACTGATATTCAAACGTTTCGTTTTATAGAAACTGAGCAATTTGGTTACATGCTTCAAGTGAAGTTACCTGACGACAATGAAGGCTTTATTTGGCAAAGCTTGTACAGTCTTGATATGACCAACGTGTATGACGCGGATAAATCATATGGTAATTTTTATGTGTCGAATCACCCTAAGTCTTTGTTTGTGACTTCTCGTATTGCTGCGTTTCCAATTGAGAATGGCATTGTGACTATTTTTAATAACACGATGAAAAAGGTAGTGAATGGCATCACGGAAGAAACGGTGTTAGAAGAAAATGAGTCTTATCTAGAAACACTTCGAACTCAATTTGGTATTAAACTGGAAGCTTCATTTTCAGATCTAAAGCCGTTAGCAACTGACTAA